The Acanthopagrus latus isolate v.2019 chromosome 13, fAcaLat1.1, whole genome shotgun sequence genome contains a region encoding:
- the LOC119030915 gene encoding odorant receptor 131-2-like: protein MLRFNQSENVHITAEQSYQGLVERVLLSTLIGMPCCLFLFINGTMLFTLRSKSVFCETSRYVLLYNLLFADTVLLALSQLMYILAVCRIRLTYPVCGVFAMLTNFTNVISPLTLVVMSLERYVSVCYPLRHATIITIRNTGVAICVVWIFSLLNVLIRICLLLNFIFEELQSLQMTDSCSDIAMILGPLSDLYDRIYTYFVFILASVAITSSYVGVMVAARSASTDKASAQKARNTLLLHLVQLGLSLLSTMHTSIVISLSTILQRLVIVRIKNVFYVFIFILPRCLCSLIYGLRDQTIRPALMYHLCGQLKLSCPSKGCDPSNNSE, encoded by the coding sequence ATGTTGCGCTTCAATCAGTCTGAGAATGTCCACATCACTGCTGAACAGTCGTATCAGGGATTGGTAGAAAGAGTGTTGTTATCCACACTGATAGGAATGCCATGCTGCCTATTCCTCTTTATTAATGGCACCATGCTGTTCACCTTGAGGagtaaatctgtgttttgtgagaCCTCTCGTTACGTTCTTCTGTATAATCTACTATTTGCAGACACTGTACTGCTGGCACTGAGCCAGTTAATGTACATACTGGCTGTTTGTAGAATAAGACTGACATATCCTGTCTGTGGTGTCTTTGCCATGCTCACCAATTTCACAAATGTAATCTCACCACTCACACTGGTGGTAATGTCTCTGGAGAgatatgtatctgtgtgttacCCACTGAGGCATGctaccatcatcaccatcagaaACACAGGGGTGGCTATTTGTGTTGTTTGGATCTTCAGTTTACTTAATGTTCTCATACGAATTTGTTTGCTGTTAAATTTTATATTTGAAGAACTGCAGAGCCTGCAGATGACAGATTCATGCTCTGACATAGCTATGATTCTTGGCCCATTGTCTGATCTTTATGACAGAATCTAcacttattttgttttcatattagCAAGTGTGGCGATCACTTCCTCCTATGTTGGTGTGATGGTAGCAGCCAGGTCAGCTTCCACAGACAAAGCTTCAGCACAAAAGGCTcgaaacacactgctgctgcatctggtgCAGCTGGGCCTCAGTCTCTTATCAACTATGCATACCTCTATAGTTATATCACTCTCAACAATCCTGCAACGATTAGTTATTGTACGCATCAagaatgttttttatgtgtttattttcatcctccCCAGATGTCTGTGTTCTCTCATCTATGGGCTCAGAGATCAGACCATCAGGCCCGCCCTCATGTACCATTTATGTGGTCAACTGAAACTCAGTTGTCCCAGTAAAGGCTGTGATCCCTCTAATAATAGTGAATGA
- the LOC119030917 gene encoding odorant receptor 131-2-like yields MLYFNQSDNISITVEDSYQGLVERVFLSTLIGMPCCLFLFINGTMLFTLRSKSVFCETSRYVLLYNLLFADTVLLALSQLMYILAVCRIRLTYPVCGVFAMLTNLTNVISPLTLVVMSLERYVSVCYPLRHATIITIRNTGVAICVVWIFSLLNVLIRICLLLNFIFEELQSLQMTDYCSDIAMILGPLSDLYDRIYTCFVFILASVAITCSYVGVMVAARSASTDKASAQKARNTLLLHLVQLGLSLLSTMHTSIVVSLSTILQRLIIVRIKSVFYVFIFILPRCLCSLIYGLRDQTIRPALMYHLCGQLKLSSLNSQ; encoded by the coding sequence ATGTTGTACTTTAATCAGTCTGACAATATCAGCATCACTGTGGAAGATTCGTATCAGGGATTGGTGGAAAGAGTGTTTTTATCCACACTGATAGGAATGCCATGCTGCCTATTCCTCTTTATTAATGGCACCATGCTGTTCACCTTGAGGagtaaatctgtgttttgtgagaCCTCTCGTTACGTTCTTCTGTATAATCTACTATTTGCAGACACTGTACTGCTGGCACTGAGCCAGTTAATGTACATACTGGCTGTTTGTAGAATAAGACTAACATATCCTGTCTGTGGTGTCTTTGCCATGCTCACCAATCTCACAAATGTAATCTCACCACTCACACTGGTGGTAATGTCTCTGGAGAgatatgtatctgtgtgttacCCACTGAGGCATGctaccatcatcaccatcagaaACACAGGGGTGGCTATTTGTGTTGTTTGGATCTTCAGTTTACTTAATGTTCTCATTCGAATTTGTTTGCTGTTAAATTTTATATTTGAAGAACTGCAGAGCCTGCAGATGACAGATTATTGCTCTGACATAGCTATGATTCTTGGCCCATTGTCTGATCTTTATGACAGAATCTAcacttgttttgtgttcattttagcGAGTGTGGCAATTACTTGCTCCTATGTTGGTGTGATGGTAGCAGCCAGGTCAGCTTCCACAGACAAAGCTTCAGCACAAAAGGCTcgaaacacactgctgctgcatctggtgCAGCTGGGCCTCAGTCTCTTATCAACTATGCATACCTCTATAGTTGTATCACTCTCAACAATCCTGCAACGATTAATTATTGTACGCATCAAgagtgttttttatgtgtttattttcatcctccCCAGATGTCTGTGTTCTCTCATCTATGGGCTCAGAGATCAGACCATCAGGCCCGCCCTCATGTACCATTTATGTGGTCAACTGAAACTCAGTTCACTTAACTCCCAGTAA
- the LOC119030914 gene encoding odorant receptor 131-2-like: MLRFNQSENVHITAEQSYQGLVERVLFSTLIGMPCCLFLFINGTMLFTLRSKSVFCETSRYVLLYNLLFADTVLLALSQLMYILAVCRIRLTYPVCGVFAMLTNFTNEISPLTLVVMSLERYVSVCYPLRHATIITIRNTGVAICVVWTFSLLNILIRVCLLLNFAFEDLQSLQMTDSCSDIAMILSPLSDLYDKTYTCFVFILASVAITCSYVGVMVAARSASTDKASAQKARNTLLLHLVQLGLSLLSTMHTSIVISLSTILQRLVIVRIKSVFYVFIFILPRCLCSLIYGLRDQTIRPALMYHLCGQLKLSCPSKGCDPSNNSE, translated from the coding sequence ATGTTGCGCTTCAATCAGTCTGAGAATGTCCACATCACTGCTGAACAGTCGTATCAGGGATTGGTAGAAAGAGTGTTGTTTTCCACACTGATAGGAATGCCATGCTGCCTATTCCTTTTTATTAATGGAACAATGCTGTTCACCTTGAGGagtaaatctgtgttttgtgagaCCTCTCGTTACGTTCTTCTGTATAATCTACTATTTGCAGACACTGTACTGCTGGCACTGAGCCAGTTAATGTACATACTGGCTGTTTGTAGAATAAGACTAACATATCCTGTCTGTGGTGTCTTTGCCATGCTCACCAATTTCACAAATGAAATCTCTCCACTCACACTGGTGGTAATGTCTCTGGAGAgatatgtatctgtgtgttacCCACTGAGGCATGctaccatcatcaccatcagaaACACAGGGGTGGCTATTTGTGTTGTTTGGACCTTCAGTTTACTTAATATTCTCATACGAGTTTGTTTGCTGTTAAATTTTGCATTTGAAGACCTGCAGAGCCTGCAGATGACAGATTCATGCTCTGACATAGCTATGATTCTTAGCCCATTGTCTGATCTTTATGACAAAACCTAcacttgttttgtgttcattttagcGAGTGTGGCAATTACTTGCTCCTATGTTGGTGTGATGGTAGCAGCCAGGTCAGCTTCCACAGACAAAGCTTCAGCACAAAAGGCTcgaaacacactgctgctgcatctggtgCAGCTGGGCCTCAGTCTCTTATCAACTATGCATACCTCTATAGTTATATCACTCTCAACAATCCTGCAACGATTAGTTATTGTACGCATCAagagtgttttttatgtttttattttcatcctccCCAGATGTCTGTGTTCTCTCATCTATGGGCTCAGAGATCAGACCATCAGGCCCGCCCTCATGTACCATTTATGTGGTCAACTGAAACTCAGTTGTCCCAGTAAAGGCTGTGATCCCTCTAATAATAGTGAATGA
- the LOC119030918 gene encoding odorant receptor 131-2-like has translation MLHFNQSENINITAEQSYQGLLERVLLSTLIGMPCCLFLFINGTMLFTLRSKSVFCETSRYVLLYNLLFADTVLLALSQLMYILAACRIRLTYPVCGVFAMLTNLTNEISPLTLVVMSLERYVSVCYPLRHATIITIRNTGVAICVVWIFSLLNILIRVLLLLNVTFEDVQSLQMTDYCSDVAMILGPLSNLYDKTYTCFVFILASVVIASAYAGVMVAARSASTDKASAQKARNTLLLHLVQLGLSLLSTMHTSIVISLSTILQRLVIVRIKSVFYVFISILPRCLSSLIYGLRDQTIRPALIHLCSQLKLSCPSKG, from the coding sequence ATGTTGCACTTTAATCAGTCTGAGAATATCAACATCACTGCTGAACAGTCGTATCAGGGATTACTGGAAAGAGTGTTGTTATCCACACTGATAGGAATGCCATGCTGCCTATTCCTCTTTATTAATGGCACCATGTTGTTTACCTTGAGGagtaaatctgtgttttgtgagaCCTCTCGTTACGTTCTTCTGTATAATCTACTATTTGCAGACACTGTACTGCTGGCACTGAGCCAGTTAATGTACATACTTGCAGCTTGTAGAATAAGACTGACATATCCTGTCTGTGGTGTCTTTGCCATGCTCACCAATCTCACAAATGAAATCTCTCCACTCACACTGGTGGTAATGTCTCTGGAGAgatatgtatctgtgtgttacCCACTGAGGCATGctaccatcatcaccatcagaaACACAGGGGTGGCTATTTGTGTTGTTTGGATCTTCAGTTTACTTAATATTCTCATACGAGTTCTTTTActgttaaatgttacatttgaagaTGTGCAGAGCCTGCAGATGACAGATTATTGTTCTGATGTAGCTATGATTCTTGGCCCATTGTCTAATCTTTATGACAAAACCTACACTTGTTTCGTATTCATTTTAGCAAGTGTGGTGATCGCTTCCGCCTATGCTGGCGTGATGGTAGCAGCCAGGTCAGCTTCCACAGACAAAGCTTCAGCACAAAAGGCTCgtaacacactgctgctgcatctggtgCAGCTGGGCCTCAGTCTCTTATCAACTATGCATACCTCTATAGTTATATCACTCTCAACAATCCTGCAACGATTAGTCATTGTACGCATCAAGAGTGTTTTCTATGTGTTTATTAGCATCCTCCCCAGATGTCTGAGTTCTCTCATCTATGGGCTCAGAGATCAGACCATCAGGCCCGCCCTCATCCATTTATGCAGTCAACTGAAACTCAGTTGTCCCAGTAAAGGCTGA